The sequence CGTTTATACCGGGGGCGCCCCACGACTGAGAAGCCAGCCCGGCCTCCCCGCCCGCGGGGCGTTCCTCCCACCGGGGGCATCGCGCCCCGCCCCTGTGTCCGAGGCTACCCGCCCGCTGTCCGGGGAAGCGAACGCGGCGGGCCCTCTCGCGATTTCTCGGAAGTTTCTACGGCCCCTTCAGGAGGCCGACCGGAAAAGTTTGCGCCGGGATCGCGACAGATTTGCCGCACCGTGGCCACTGGCCCACGGCATTTCAGAAGCTGGCGATGGCGAAGTCGAACACGTCCAGGTCGTCCTCGGCGTCGGCCGCGGCGGCGGAGTGCGTTGCGTCATCCTCCTCGGAGAACGCGTCGCCCGAGAGGAGCCCGTCGGTCTCCTCCGGTTCCATCGCCAGCCATCCAGGATGCAGTTCCTCGCGGGCCATGTGCGTTCGTCCTCTTCCGCAAGCGGTACGGCTTCACCCGGAAGCTTGCAGTCGTTGTGCCACTTGCTCATACGGAACGGCCCACGCGGACGGGTCGTTTCCGACGGAGGGTGGGTCGCCAGACGGGCAGGCATGGCTTGACGCGGGAGCCCGGGGCCGACAGGAAGGGAACACCGATGGCCGTCCTCCTGGCACATGAAATCGAAACCCCGCGTCCGTGCAGCTACCTGCCAGACCGGGAGGCGTCCCTGGAGACGCTGCTGATGCGCAACGTGACGGCGCAGGAGTACGAGCACCTGCTCGTGCGCGGCTGGCGCCGGTTCGGACCGCAGTACTTCCGGCCCGCTTGCGCGTCGTGCAATGAATGCGTGTCCCTGCGCGTGCCAGTGGAGGGCTTCACGCCCAACCGCAGCCAGCGCCGGGCCCGCGCCGCGTGCGCGCACCTGCGCGTGGAGGTGGGCCCGCCGCGCGTGGACGAGGAGCGCCTGGCGCTGTACCGCGCGTGGCACGCGGAGCGGGAGACGACGCGCGAGTGGGAGGCGTCCGAGCTGGGCGCTCGGGAGTACGCGTTCCAGTTCGCCTTCCCGCACCCGTCCGCGCGCGAGGTGGCCTGGTACGACGACAGCGACCCGGCGGGCCCGAAGCTGGTGGGCCTGGGCCTGTGCGACGAGACGCCGCACGCGTGGAGCGCGGTGTACTTCTTCTACGACCCCGCCTACGCGCGGCTGTCGCTGGGCAAGGCGAGCGTGCTGTTCCAGGTGGAGCTGGCGCGCGAGCGGGGCATCCCGTACGTGTACCTGGGCTACCGCGTGCTGGCGTGCGACTCGCTGCGCTACAAGGCCGGCTTCCGCCCGCACGAGCTGCTGGAAGGGCGCCCCGCGCTGGACGCGCCGCCGGAGTGGCGCGCGGCGCCAGAGGCTCCGGAAGCGCCGGAGGCTCCGCGGGCTTCGCAGGCTCCGGTGTCGGAGCCGGGGCCCGCGGACGGCGTCAGGAGCCGCTGAGCAGCGCCGCGTCGAAGAAGTCGCGCAGGTGGCGCGCGTACTCCTCCGGGGCCTTCTTCGCGTACTCGCCGTGGTGCGCGCCGGGCACCACCCAGTAGGACTTCGGCTCGCACGCGGCCTGGAAGAGCGCGTCCTGGAGGAACGCGGGTGCGTACTCGTCGACGTCGCCGTTGATCAGCAGCAGCGGCCGGCCCTTGAGGTCACACAGGCGCTTCATGGGGTCCACCGCGTCCACGTCCACGCCGGACAGGCGCATCGTCCAGAGCACCGGCTGGGCGCTCAGCGGGCCCCACTTGCCGTAGCTGTAGCGCGTGTCCGCCTCCAATGACGGGTACGCGCCCGCGGCGGCCACCGCCTTGAGGCGGTCATCCTCCAGCGCCTCCAGCATCGCGGTGGTGCCGCCCATGGAGAAGCCCAGCACGCCCAGCCGGGAGGGGTCCACGTCGTCGCGGTGCGAGACGAAGTCCACCGCCGCGCGCAGGTCCTCGCGCTCGCGGTCGCCCCACGTCACCAGGTCGCCCTCGCTCTCGCCGTGGCCGCGCGAGTCGAAGAGCAGCACGCCATAGCCCGCGCGG is a genomic window of Corallococcus macrosporus containing:
- a CDS encoding alpha/beta fold hydrolase encodes the protein MKKPIPPRPARLIALALVGVLAVVAVIAYRNVRTARAVLHPARQPLKPVAEGALAGRTDVVLRTRDGVTLRGWYLPSRNRAAVVVMHGFAENRTQMLFEAEALSRAGYGVLLFDSRGHGESEGDLVTWGDREREDLRAAVDFVSHRDDVDPSRLGVLGFSMGGTTAMLEALEDDRLKAVAAAGAYPSLEADTRYSYGKWGPLSAQPVLWTMRLSGVDVDAVDPMKRLCDLKGRPLLLINGDVDEYAPAFLQDALFQAACEPKSYWVVPGAHHGEYAKKAPEEYARHLRDFFDAALLSGS
- a CDS encoding arginyltransferase; this translates as MAVLLAHEIETPRPCSYLPDREASLETLLMRNVTAQEYEHLLVRGWRRFGPQYFRPACASCNECVSLRVPVEGFTPNRSQRRARAACAHLRVEVGPPRVDEERLALYRAWHAERETTREWEASELGAREYAFQFAFPHPSAREVAWYDDSDPAGPKLVGLGLCDETPHAWSAVYFFYDPAYARLSLGKASVLFQVELARERGIPYVYLGYRVLACDSLRYKAGFRPHELLEGRPALDAPPEWRAAPEAPEAPEAPRASQAPVSEPGPADGVRSR